A section of the Gallus gallus isolate bGalGal1 chromosome 4, bGalGal1.mat.broiler.GRCg7b, whole genome shotgun sequence genome encodes:
- the SOWAHD gene encoding ankyrin repeat domain-containing protein SOWAHD, protein MAAGPGDLGWSAPNCQSEGVTVGAAVGAREVVGFPGCYAALRRFARRGAALRPLSAEARSVMSSSGGTAMAQLEQAESSVEQQAAGDARRPVCPEVTPARRAASRLCSGPDRNRRKELREILFQSSSLSRNMRFAATQITPSGPGLLKGPEEQEMLEQSPRVLSLTLHREWLLAVAGGDTVNILKMLSQDPSLLNAADPVTGFSALHWLAKHGHQKSFIEVVSHAQEKGCPVNINIRTAMGGFTPLCLAAQQGHASLIEVLVKEYKADTTLRDYSGRQAWQYLRADTSRELMELAGALEEKSAQPGTHSSNSEHRRDVTTNRRAPRPWRQLSVPKFVRRAFAFFHRR, encoded by the coding sequence ATGGCAGCAGGCCCTGGGGATCTGGGTTGGAGCGCCCCCAACTGCCAGAGCGAGGGAGTGACGGTTGGGGCAGCAGTTGGGGCGCGTGAGGTGGTGGGGTTCCCCGGTTGCTATGCGGCGCTGCGTCGGTTTGCACGGCGTGGAGCAGCTCTTCGTCCGCTCAGCGCAGAAGCACGAAGTGTGATGAGCTCCTCAGGAGGCACTGCCATGGCCCAGCtggagcaggcagagagctCGGTGGAGCAACAAGCAGCAGGTGATGCCCGGAGACCTGTCTGCCCCGAGGTCACCCCGGCCAGAAGGGCTGCAAGCAGACTCTGCAGTGGCCCTGACCGCAACCGGAGGAAGGAGCTGAGAGAAATACTcttccagagcagcagcctcagccgCAACATGCGCTTTGCTGCCACACAGATAACACCCAGTGGCCCTGGCCTCCTCAAAGGGCCCGAAGAGcaggagatgctggagcagagccCCAGGGTACTGTCCCTCACCCTGCATCGTGAGTGGCTGCTGGCGGTGGCCGGAGGTGACACCGTTAACATCCTGAAGATGCTGAGCCAGGACCCCAGCCTTCTGAATGCGGCAGACCCTGTGACAGGATTCAGCGCCCTCCACTGGCTGGCCAAGCATGGCCACCAGAAGAGCTTCATTGAGGTCGTCTCCCACGCCCAAGAGAAAGGTTGTCCCGTCAATATCAACATCCGCACTGCCATGGGTGGGTTCACCCCATTGTGCCTGGCTGCCCAGCAGGGACATGCTTCACTCATTGAAGTGCTGGTGAAAGAATACAAGGCAGATACCACCCTTAGGGATTACAGCGGGCGCCAGGCCTGGCAGTACCTGCGGGCGGACACCTCCAGAGAGCTGATGGAGCTGGCAGGGGCCTTGGAGGAGAAGTCAGCCCAGCCTGGCACTCACAGCTCTAACTCTGAGCACCGCAGAGATGTCACAACCAACAGAAGAGCCCCACGCCCCTGGAGACAGTTGTCTGTCCCCAAGTTTGTCAGAAgagcatttgctttcttccataGACGTTGA